A genomic window from Cloacibacillus evryensis DSM 19522 includes:
- a CDS encoding helix-hairpin-helix domain-containing protein, which produces MGPRGSGKLLAIAGVLCFILAFVLLGTFKGEFGKDTAGKPSVMPVMEDTIDVTPAPSAERGEPRQVKAVSGGEEVSAKWIVYVTGAVKKPGVYEVTPGARVYEALNAAGGFAANADQEAVNLAAKLEDGAQIKFLRKGERADPERSASPPPAGSAQSGVSSSRQSEKININSASQAELESINGVGPKTAQAIIEYRRQNGSFARVEDIMNVKGIGPKKFESMKGRITVGG; this is translated from the coding sequence ATGGGCCCGCGCGGTTCGGGAAAGCTTCTCGCGATAGCCGGGGTCCTCTGTTTCATCCTCGCGTTCGTCCTCCTGGGGACTTTTAAGGGAGAGTTCGGCAAGGATACGGCCGGCAAACCTTCGGTGATGCCGGTGATGGAGGATACTATCGACGTGACTCCGGCCCCTTCGGCGGAGCGCGGCGAGCCGCGGCAGGTAAAGGCCGTTTCCGGCGGGGAAGAGGTCTCCGCCAAATGGATAGTCTATGTCACGGGCGCGGTGAAGAAGCCGGGCGTATATGAGGTGACGCCGGGAGCGCGCGTCTACGAAGCGCTGAACGCCGCCGGAGGTTTTGCCGCGAATGCCGATCAGGAGGCCGTCAATCTTGCGGCGAAGCTTGAGGACGGCGCGCAGATAAAGTTCCTGCGTAAGGGCGAACGGGCGGACCCGGAACGGAGCGCGTCGCCGCCGCCCGCCGGTTCCGCGCAGAGCGGCGTTTCCTCCTCACGGCAGTCGGAAAAGATAAACATCAACAGCGCCTCGCAGGCGGAGCTTGAGTCGATAAACGGCGTCGGCCCCAAAACCGCGCAGGCGATAATCGAGTACCGCCGCCAGAATGGCAGTTTTGCCCGTGTCGAGGATATCATGAACGTTAAGGGCATCGGCCCTAAAAAATTTGAGTCGATGAAGGGACGGATCACGGTTGGCGGCTGA
- a CDS encoding chemotaxis protein CheA: protein MPEQNDFNKEFLDLFIFETGKYLDEADGILLTDEKGKEFSEENINDLFRIMHTIKSTSAMMGYDLLSAFAHRLEDLFSALRSAAAREAGLGGRVFDLLFGSLEAMREELKRQPGSEEGAEAFESLTLQMAVVLDEMKNGVAAAPAQSPATEGGEASVRIFLEPGCAMANVRAYIICTQLRQLCAGLKYSPENMENSPELAEEILKNGFTVTFPRGCRDRMLEAALAELYVQRAEACPCEKEAEAAVSAPRRERERPRAENSAVSGKPAANVINVYLSKLDKLQDIMGELVIAESIAESALFSCDGVSDQAAAAMSRLKKLTDAMRSVIMSIRMTSISDLFHKMRRVARDTARKLGKEVEFLAEGSDIVADKGILDVLSDVLSHVVRNAITHGIEGADERLAQGKPAAGRVTMTARSTGNGIIITISDDGRGVSLKRVLEAAREKGVAVKEGVSYTSGEILQLLMTAGVTTSEFVDEYSGRGVGLDALNAAVKKMRGTVSMESEEGRGTSFIISIPQTLAIMDCIKLEATRTLYMLPVPDVYKIVVPERKNLLELPGGAQKLLFQGHTIPLLRLDGVFGLEKSGKEFERGIIVVIEGEHSAAAIYADKLMGQQRAVIKPVPGFLQYFGVEKIGISGCTILGDGGISLVIDADAMLAKGEEALL, encoded by the coding sequence AGACGGGTAAATACCTGGATGAGGCCGACGGTATACTGTTGACCGATGAAAAGGGAAAAGAATTTTCCGAAGAAAATATCAACGACCTTTTCCGCATCATGCACACGATAAAAAGCACCTCGGCGATGATGGGCTATGACCTGCTTTCCGCCTTCGCGCACAGGCTGGAGGACCTGTTTTCGGCCCTTCGCTCGGCGGCTGCGAGGGAGGCCGGTTTGGGAGGAAGGGTTTTCGACCTTCTGTTTGGCTCGCTGGAGGCGATGCGGGAAGAGCTGAAGCGCCAGCCCGGAAGCGAGGAGGGCGCGGAGGCTTTTGAAAGCCTGACGCTGCAGATGGCGGTGGTTCTTGACGAGATGAAAAACGGCGTCGCCGCAGCGCCGGCGCAGTCTCCGGCGACGGAGGGCGGCGAGGCCTCGGTCCGTATATTCCTGGAGCCTGGCTGCGCGATGGCAAATGTCCGCGCCTATATAATCTGTACTCAACTGCGTCAGCTATGCGCCGGGCTGAAATATTCTCCCGAAAATATGGAAAACAGCCCCGAACTCGCGGAAGAGATACTGAAAAACGGCTTTACCGTCACATTCCCGCGCGGCTGCCGTGACAGAATGCTCGAGGCCGCGCTGGCGGAGCTCTATGTCCAGAGGGCGGAGGCATGCCCCTGCGAAAAAGAGGCGGAGGCCGCCGTCAGCGCGCCGCGGCGGGAAAGGGAGCGGCCGCGTGCGGAAAACTCCGCCGTCAGCGGCAAGCCGGCCGCGAATGTGATCAACGTTTACCTCTCTAAGCTGGACAAGCTTCAGGATATCATGGGCGAACTCGTCATCGCGGAATCGATCGCCGAAAGCGCCCTGTTCTCCTGCGACGGCGTTTCCGACCAGGCCGCCGCCGCGATGTCGCGGCTGAAAAAACTTACCGACGCCATGCGTTCCGTGATCATGTCGATCCGCATGACCTCCATCTCCGACCTGTTCCATAAGATGCGCCGCGTCGCCCGCGATACGGCGCGGAAACTCGGCAAAGAGGTAGAATTCCTCGCCGAGGGAAGCGACATCGTTGCCGACAAGGGGATTCTTGACGTTTTGAGCGACGTCCTCTCACATGTCGTGCGCAACGCGATAACGCACGGCATAGAGGGCGCGGACGAGCGCCTCGCGCAGGGAAAACCGGCCGCCGGCAGGGTCACGATGACCGCTCGCAGCACCGGAAACGGAATCATCATCACCATTTCCGACGACGGGCGCGGCGTCTCCCTGAAGCGCGTGCTCGAAGCGGCGCGGGAAAAGGGAGTCGCGGTGAAGGAGGGCGTCAGCTATACCAGCGGCGAGATACTGCAGCTGCTGATGACTGCGGGCGTGACGACCAGCGAGTTCGTGGACGAATATTCCGGGCGCGGCGTCGGGCTTGACGCGCTCAACGCCGCCGTAAAAAAGATGCGCGGCACGGTGTCGATGGAGAGCGAAGAGGGCCGCGGCACAAGCTTCATCATCAGCATTCCGCAGACTCTGGCCATTATGGACTGCATAAAACTCGAGGCGACCAGGACCCTTTACATGCTGCCGGTCCCTGACGTCTACAAGATCGTGGTGCCGGAGAGAAAAAACCTTCTCGAATTGCCGGGCGGCGCGCAGAAGCTGCTCTTTCAGGGACATACGATACCGCTGCTGCGCCTCGACGGCGTCTTTGGCCTGGAAAAGAGCGGAAAAGAATTTGAGCGGGGAATAATCGTCGTCATCGAAGGCGAACACAGCGCCGCGGCGATCTACGCTGATAAACTGATGGGGCAGCAGAGGGCCGTCATAAAGCCGGTACCGGGCTTCCTGCAGTATTTTGGCGTCGAAAAGATCGGCATCTCGGGCTGCACCATACTGGGCGACGGCGGCATCAGCCTCGTTATCGACGCGGACGCGATGCTGGCCAAAGGCGAGGAGGCGCTGCTGTAA
- the miaB gene encoding tRNA (N6-isopentenyl adenosine(37)-C2)-methylthiotransferase MiaB, giving the protein MHKFSIRVFGCQMNSYDGDRLRTALLHQKWEEVPDGEADVVILVTCSIREKAEQKVASEIGRYDAVYKRKKSPAVALVGCMAQRIGREMAKKFSCVRLVSGPRHLGLVPQAVTEISSGTQPRFFMDDDPRALLDLEVAPTARTNPFKAYVTITYGCDRFCSYCIVPYVRGRLQSRAADDILKETRTLIDGGVKEITLLGQNVDAYGKDLNDGYGFASLLRDAANQPGLTRLRFATSHPKDFDGDILEVMRERPDICRAINLPVQSGSDRILREMNRGYTSGQYLALVDKIRGALPDVSLTTDLIVGFPGETDEDFRASYDLLREVKFDIVHTAAYSPREGTRAAMMDGQIDNRVKAARLNEINALQSQIARTANEEYVGAEFEILADGLAPRGEGKIQGRTMTDKVVIIPGCEEDFGKIIPVRITRASHWSLEGERI; this is encoded by the coding sequence TTGCATAAATTTTCGATCAGGGTATTTGGCTGCCAGATGAATTCATATGACGGAGACCGCCTTCGCACCGCGCTGCTGCACCAAAAATGGGAGGAGGTCCCCGACGGCGAGGCCGACGTCGTCATCCTCGTCACCTGCAGCATCCGTGAAAAGGCGGAGCAAAAGGTCGCCAGCGAGATCGGGCGTTATGACGCCGTTTATAAGAGAAAGAAAAGCCCGGCGGTGGCGCTCGTCGGCTGTATGGCTCAAAGGATCGGGCGCGAGATGGCGAAGAAGTTTTCCTGTGTGCGCCTTGTGTCGGGGCCGCGCCACCTGGGGCTTGTGCCGCAGGCGGTGACTGAGATCTCTTCCGGCACGCAGCCGAGGTTCTTCATGGACGACGACCCCAGGGCGCTGCTGGACCTTGAAGTGGCGCCGACGGCGCGTACCAATCCGTTTAAGGCCTATGTTACGATCACCTACGGTTGCGACCGTTTTTGTTCGTACTGCATCGTTCCCTATGTGAGGGGGCGGCTTCAGTCGCGCGCCGCGGATGATATCCTGAAGGAGACGCGGACGCTTATAGATGGCGGCGTAAAAGAGATAACGCTTCTCGGACAGAATGTCGACGCCTACGGCAAGGACCTGAACGACGGCTACGGCTTCGCCTCCCTGCTGCGGGACGCCGCGAATCAGCCCGGGTTGACGCGTCTGCGTTTCGCCACTTCGCATCCCAAAGATTTTGACGGGGATATCCTGGAGGTGATGCGGGAGCGCCCCGACATCTGCCGCGCGATCAACCTTCCCGTACAGTCCGGCAGCGACCGGATACTGCGTGAAATGAACAGGGGCTATACCTCCGGACAGTACCTTGCGCTTGTCGATAAGATCCGCGGGGCCCTGCCTGACGTAAGCCTGACGACGGATCTGATCGTCGGTTTTCCCGGAGAGACGGACGAGGATTTCCGCGCCTCCTACGATCTGCTCAGGGAGGTCAAATTTGACATCGTCCACACCGCGGCCTATTCGCCACGCGAAGGTACGAGGGCGGCGATGATGGACGGCCAGATAGACAACCGCGTCAAGGCGGCGCGGCTCAACGAGATAAACGCGCTGCAGTCGCAGATAGCCCGCACCGCCAATGAGGAATATGTCGGCGCGGAATTTGAGATCCTGGCAGACGGCCTCGCGCCGCGCGGCGAGGGGAAGATCCAGGGAAGAACGATGACCGATAAGGTAGTGATCATCCCCGGCTGCGAAGAGGACTTCGGCAAGATCATTCCCGTCAGGATTACCCGCGCCAGCCACTGGTCTCTCGAAGGAGAGAGGATCTAA
- a CDS encoding diguanylate cyclase domain-containing protein — protein MKIYKGTAAVTAVAIALMAAAIASVLWYQHDIVRRAERDAYRTLQGSAAEQALLFKTLIDGQFQILSVIAQSVSPADDKNSGRLTADMERLAGGTGFKRLVAIGADGRACTSDGHRLDASWSVSLKSCLRGEHSLVKVESGTIDNIPIFVFSVPLKDKGRNVGALLGVYDESNFIDTIISKAYGEAAYSFICDSAGKIIVRSRHGAFIGQSRSIFTTLDKTDLAGTEKIRTVEDDLKNSRAGGLAYEFSGSRRYAVYQPLHINGWTIFNVVPEAAARGAIANISSQGVFLVVVITLIAIAFAAIVVVIERRGYSQLLKKNAQLTESEERFRVVMENTTLSVWDYDLKTKEIIQTGQSIALHGFAAVVPGVPESLIESGFVHPDSAAAFLALYDRLFRGEKNPEGVFLVRNAARDGWWYEHIQYRTLFDQKGRPYRAIGMSMDVTEKRELERSYQLELQYQQSLADDVYLMAVFDVSAEKQERLECKDAMECERLASKPLCDFFAAESRRVVSNRKAQEFFDSLDYENLKLKAVAAENDFEREYPRRLPDGRIIWVRSTLHLLVDPATNHLMLFIYMKDIDEQRQKEETLLRAAETDTLTGLLNHAATMKHITESLENESRDAIQALFAIDLDRFKQINDTIGHQAGDEALHAAGRTIRKTFRAGDVCGRTGGDEFLALMKNVPSLEVVRRKAEELQLALQIHCSGGQAAVSLSGSTGVAIRRPGESVVSLYARADKALYKAKAQGRNGYYIDAEGADIKPEKSGGRAAGADSYYSIQLQTLLQYMEGGVLIVEIGERMRALYISPSFYSASGLKPEDTTDGGRELLSMIHPDDRDEFERRLRHGAQTYEHVDFSYRITDARGTPAWRRLRAQRIDYAGSPFPVMLIVTTDITEIKKTAALFDAVMRSSPDGIGVFELTPVLKPVLANAALLRLAGLTREEFFEKSGDELLEIAAPEDRARLLSELDAALKSGRLAKAAFHAAAEGEDGPRRVSASGVRIDGVGESPLLLVMFAEASGGEKGPEPTTK, from the coding sequence ATGAAAATATATAAAGGCACCGCCGCAGTCACCGCCGTCGCTATAGCGCTGATGGCGGCAGCCATCGCCAGCGTGCTGTGGTATCAGCATGATATCGTCAGGCGCGCGGAGCGGGACGCGTACCGCACGCTGCAGGGTTCCGCCGCGGAGCAGGCCCTTCTCTTCAAGACGCTGATCGACGGACAGTTCCAGATACTGAGCGTGATCGCGCAAAGCGTTTCGCCGGCGGACGATAAGAACAGCGGGCGTCTCACCGCGGACATGGAGAGGCTCGCCGGGGGGACCGGTTTTAAGCGTTTGGTGGCGATCGGCGCGGACGGCCGGGCCTGCACCAGCGACGGGCACCGGCTGGACGCCTCGTGGAGCGTCTCTCTGAAGAGCTGCCTGCGGGGAGAGCATTCGCTGGTAAAAGTCGAATCCGGCACCATCGACAATATCCCGATCTTCGTCTTCAGCGTCCCGCTGAAAGATAAAGGACGCAATGTGGGCGCGCTGCTCGGCGTATACGACGAAAGCAATTTTATAGATACGATCATTTCAAAGGCCTACGGTGAGGCGGCTTATTCTTTCATATGCGACAGCGCCGGAAAGATCATCGTCCGCAGCAGGCACGGGGCCTTTATCGGGCAAAGCCGCAGCATCTTCACTACTCTGGACAAGACAGACCTTGCCGGCACGGAGAAGATCAGGACGGTCGAGGACGACCTGAAAAACAGCCGCGCGGGCGGCCTCGCCTATGAATTTAGCGGCAGCAGGCGCTACGCCGTCTATCAGCCGCTGCACATCAACGGCTGGACTATCTTCAACGTCGTCCCGGAAGCGGCCGCCAGAGGGGCCATCGCGAACATCAGCTCGCAGGGCGTTTTTCTGGTCGTCGTGATCACGCTTATCGCCATTGCCTTTGCCGCCATCGTAGTCGTCATTGAACGGCGCGGCTACAGCCAGCTGCTGAAGAAGAACGCGCAGCTTACCGAGAGCGAAGAACGCTTCCGCGTCGTCATGGAAAACACTACCCTCTCCGTATGGGACTACGACCTTAAGACCAAAGAGATCATCCAGACGGGGCAGTCGATCGCCCTTCACGGCTTTGCCGCGGTCGTGCCCGGCGTTCCCGAGAGCCTTATCGAAAGCGGCTTTGTCCACCCTGACAGCGCCGCGGCTTTCCTCGCGCTGTATGACCGCCTTTTCAGAGGCGAAAAAAACCCTGAGGGCGTCTTTCTCGTCCGGAATGCGGCGAGGGACGGCTGGTGGTATGAGCATATACAGTACAGGACGCTCTTTGACCAGAAAGGACGGCCATACCGCGCCATCGGCATGAGCATGGACGTTACGGAAAAGCGGGAGCTTGAGCGCAGCTACCAGTTGGAGCTGCAATATCAGCAGTCGCTGGCGGACGACGTTTACCTCATGGCGGTCTTTGACGTCAGCGCCGAAAAACAGGAAAGGCTGGAGTGCAAAGACGCTATGGAATGTGAACGGCTCGCCTCGAAGCCGTTGTGCGACTTCTTTGCCGCGGAATCCAGGCGCGTGGTATCCAACCGTAAGGCCCAGGAGTTTTTTGATTCCCTCGATTACGAAAATCTTAAATTAAAGGCCGTCGCCGCTGAAAATGATTTTGAACGCGAATATCCGCGGCGGCTGCCCGACGGCAGGATCATCTGGGTAAGGTCCACGCTGCACCTTTTGGTCGATCCCGCCACGAATCATCTGATGTTATTCATCTATATGAAGGATATCGACGAACAGAGGCAGAAGGAAGAAACGCTGCTGCGCGCTGCGGAGACCGACACGCTGACGGGGCTCCTGAATCACGCGGCGACGATGAAGCATATTACCGAATCCCTTGAGAATGAGAGCCGCGACGCGATACAGGCGTTGTTCGCCATCGACCTTGACCGTTTTAAGCAGATCAACGACACCATCGGCCACCAGGCGGGAGACGAGGCGCTGCACGCCGCCGGCCGCACCATCAGAAAAACCTTCCGCGCGGGAGACGTATGCGGGCGCACCGGCGGCGATGAATTCCTGGCGCTCATGAAAAACGTCCCCTCGCTCGAGGTCGTGCGCCGGAAAGCCGAAGAGCTGCAGTTGGCGCTGCAGATACATTGTTCGGGAGGGCAGGCCGCGGTCTCTTTATCCGGCAGCACCGGCGTGGCCATCCGCCGCCCGGGCGAGAGCGTGGTATCCCTCTATGCGCGCGCCGATAAGGCTCTTTATAAGGCAAAGGCGCAGGGGCGCAACGGTTACTATATCGACGCCGAAGGCGCCGACATCAAACCGGAGAAGAGCGGCGGCCGCGCGGCTGGCGCTGACAGTTATTATTCGATACAGCTGCAGACGCTGCTGCAGTATATGGAGGGCGGGGTGCTGATCGTCGAGATAGGGGAAAGGATGCGCGCCCTCTATATCAGCCCGAGTTTCTATTCCGCTTCGGGGCTGAAGCCGGAGGACACGACTGACGGAGGGCGGGAGCTGCTGTCGATGATTCATCCCGATGATCGGGACGAATTTGAGCGCCGCCTCCGCCATGGCGCTCAGACGTATGAACATGTCGATTTTTCCTACCGCATCACCGACGCGAGGGGGACTCCCGCGTGGCGGCGTCTGCGCGCGCAGCGTATAGATTATGCGGGAAGCCCCTTCCCGGTGATGCTCATTGTGACGACCGATATCACGGAGATCAAAAAGACGGCGGCGCTCTTTGACGCCGTAATGAGATCGTCGCCGGATGGCATCGGCGTGTTCGAGCTTACGCCGGTTTTGAAGCCGGTGCTCGCCAACGCCGCCTTACTGCGGTTGGCGGGGCTCACGCGGGAGGAGTTTTTTGAAAAATCAGGGGACGAACTCCTTGAGATCGCGGCCCCGGAAGACCGCGCGCGCCTGCTGTCGGAGCTGGACGCGGCGCTGAAAAGCGGCAGGCTCGCGAAAGCGGCGTTCCATGCCGCCGCGGAGGGAGAGGACGGCCCGCGCCGAGTCAGTGCCAGCGGCGTGCGCATAGACGGCGTGGGAGAGAGCCCGCTCCTGCTCGTGATGTTCGCCGAAGCGAGCGGCGGGGAGAAAGGGCCGGAGCCTACGACGAAATAG
- a CDS encoding chemotaxis protein CheW: MNEHYGNEVLIFSIDSKRYALELRYVVETVQSLPVTRVPRLPSFIRGIANLRGNIIPVVRLDLFFDGGGAENERGEYKCLIVLRCEGHLFSILADDVLCIGDMGKNLLDDGIDHANSSGFEKYVRAELTDGDGVVTVLDGERLFHGMTRESAGLP; encoded by the coding sequence ATGAATGAACATTACGGAAATGAAGTCCTGATATTCTCCATAGATTCAAAGCGCTACGCTTTGGAGCTGAGGTATGTCGTCGAGACCGTCCAATCGCTGCCGGTGACGCGCGTGCCGCGGCTTCCCTCATTTATCCGCGGCATCGCCAATCTGCGCGGAAATATCATACCGGTCGTCAGGCTGGATCTGTTTTTCGACGGCGGCGGCGCGGAAAATGAGCGCGGGGAATATAAATGCCTGATCGTGCTGCGCTGCGAGGGACACCTCTTCTCGATCCTGGCGGACGACGTGCTCTGCATCGGCGACATGGGGAAAAACCTCCTTGACGACGGGATCGATCACGCGAACAGCAGCGGCTTCGAGAAATATGTCCGGGCCGAACTGACTGACGGCGACGGCGTCGTGACCGTGCTTGACGGGGAGAGGTTATTTCACGGCATGACGCGGGAAAGTGCGGGACTGCCGTAA